The genomic region ACCTATGAGTAGTTACAGTGGCAGGGCATGAGTTTAGGGTTGAGCAGAGTTCTTGTGCTCCCCACTTTTTCAGAGCCAAGGCTCATGACCATATCATATTTCTGTCATGCCTCCACCTACTTCACACTTTGCCCATGTGTCTTTTCTGCTGACTTCTGATCTCTGGCTATTTCCCACTTCTCTCTAGCTCCTCTCCCTCTGCAGTTTCTCCAATACTAACCATAATGTGTTGTGAGATGTGCTTATGTATTTAAGTCATCCTTGAACACCAGCAACCTTGAGGCAGCTGCATTTTCCTGCAGGTGGAACACATTTTGTGTAGTCCTTACCTGTCTCCAACAGACAATGTCCTACTAACGACAGTTGACACCATTTCctgtttattgttattattggtgCAATTGTGCATAGGTGCAGGTGTACTTTGGCCACACCTTCTAGTATTCTTTATCTTTCTAATGTACATCCCCCCTCCCCAGagttccccttttactttcattaccttgttttgttgttttgttttgtttctccctAGCTTCTACACATGAAGgaaagcatgatatatttgtctttgtgtacttgcttatttcacttgacattgTTTTCTAGTCCtctccattttccagaaaatgacataacttcattcttcttaatggctgaataacactccattgtgtatatatgccacattttctttgcccattcatctgttgatagacacctaggctgattccataatttggctattatgaGCAGTACCACTATAAACATAGGTATATGGGTATCTCTATAGTaaactgactttgattcttttgtgtGTATTCCCAAAAGTGGTATGGCTAGAGCACATGaaagttctacttttaattttttgaggagcctctgtactgatttccatagtagctgcactaatttacattcccacaaatagtataaaaggattccttttccctacatcctggccagccttttttgttatttcttttcttgatgatagccattctgactggggtgagatggatttcaatttatttttgatttacatttccctgatggctaaggatgagtttattggccatttgtaagtCTTTATTTGCAAGTATCTACTCAGTTccattgcccatttattgattggattattttcttttttttgctgtcatatgaatatctggcaaaattttctcccattatgtaggCTCTCTTaactctgttgtttcttttgttgtgcagaagctttttaatatggtgcaatcccatttatcaattcttattcttattttctgagctattggagtcctattcaaaaagtaattaCCTGTGCCTATATCTTGAGATGTTTcctttatgttttcctctagtagtctCAACGTTTCAGTTCTTTCATTAAGGTCTTTGagccatttttgtatttttgttctttttttttttttaataagttatGGGCCCTCCCCCCTGGAGGCCCACTACTAAACAATCTGGTCTTTGACCTGACCTGGCTCCCTTGTCCTAAAAACAAATCCACAGACTCTTCTCTGCTGTGTCACAGAAGCATTTTTAATGGGATCACCCTTCCCCGCCAGATTCTGCATACCCTTCACCCACATTCTTATGCTTTCAGGTTTTTGGCGTGGAGGACAGAATGAGATAGCCTGTCCTGGACAGACTGTTTCCACAGGATTGCTACAGGTCAGGACTTCAACCCCAAGTATGTCTATCCCAAATGGTCATCCCTTTGAGATGTGTGTCCTGGTTGCTGAACACCAGGGAGTACTTCCTGGGCAGAAATCACACCCATGTGTGGTGTATGGGAAACAATTCTCATTCAGCTCAAACCTACACCAGAGCCAGAAGcagcacagtggagagaaacATGTCAAAAGCGAGGAGAACAGAGCCTTGCTTTTGAATAGCTGCAAAGTCCCTGCATCAGGCAGCCTTTTCAAATACAAAGAAGTTGAGAAGGATTTCCAGACCAGTCTAGGTCTTCTCCAGAATCAGACCACGCTCAGTGGAGAATGTCCACTGAAAATCAGAGAGACCTTATGCACTCAGCAAAGGTATTACAGATGGAACAGATGTGAGCAAGTTTTCATTGAGAAGGATCCAGCCATTCAGTATCAGAGAATTCATAATGGAGGAAAAGCTTATGAATGCAGTCAGTGTGGGAAATCATTGAGTTCCAAATACTCAAGTATTGAACACCAGAGAATCCACGATGGAGAAAAGCCTTATGTGTGTAACATATGTGGGAAATCATTTTGCCACAGACAAACACTCGTTGGTCACCAGCAGAgaatccacactggagaaaggtCTTATGTTTGCATGGAATGCGGGAAATCCTTGAGCTCCAAATACTCACTTGTTGAGCACCAGAGAACCCATAATGGAGAAAAGCCTTATGTGTGCAATATATGTGGGAAGTCCTTCCGCCACAAACAAACATTTGTTGGGCACCAACAGAGAATACACACCAGAGAAAGGCCTCATGTGTGCCTTgaatgtggaaaatcctttaTTCAGTCCTCTGACCACCTCCGCCACCAAAGAATTCACAGTGGAGAGAAGGCTTATGAGTGTCGTGAATGTGGGAAGTCCTTCATCTACAAGCAGTCACTTACCGATCACCAGAgaatccacactggagaaaggccctATGAGTGCAATGAATGTGAGAAAGCTTTTATTCACAAGAAGAGGTTTCTCGAGCATCAGAGATTCCATACTGGAGAAAAGCCTTATGTGTGCATCAAATGTGGGAAGTCCTTCATTCGGTCCTCTGATTACATTCGACACAAGAGAATTCACACTACAGAACGAGCTTATGAGTGCAGTGAATGTGGGAAAGCTTTCATTTGTAAACAAACACTTCTTAAGCACCATAAAATCCACACCAGAGTAAAGCCTTACCAATGCAGTGAATGTGGGAAAGGCTTCTCCCTTGAGAATAAACTTCTTCAGCACCAGAGAATCCATGCCAGAGAACAAACATATGAGTGTTGTGAATGTAGGAAAACCTTCAACCACAGAAAAGGACTTCTTGAGCACCAGAGTgtccacactggagaaaagccCTGTGAGTGCATTGAATGTGGGAAATGCTTTAGGCACCACACCAGCCTCATTCAGCACCAGAAAGTTCACAGTGGAGAGAGGCCTTACAGCTGTACTGAATGTGGGAAGTCCTTCATCTACAAAAACAAACTCATTGAGCACCAGAGGATCCACACTGGTGAAAAGCCCTATGAGTGCAGTGAATGTGAGAAAGCCTTCAACAGGAGGTATTCTCTCATCAGACATCAGAAGGTTCATGCAAGAGGAAGACTGTAGCATTCACAGGTGCAGATTTTCCAAGGGATCCATCATAAAAAAGTTGAACCTTGTCCctctgaaaatgaatatttgaaagATTCATAATAAGGACTGAGTACTTGAGAAGCTTTCTGAAGCTAATTTGCACTTTTTAATGTGCTCAGAGCTGCAGCAGATACTTACCATGTAGAATATCTCCACAGTGTCCATTAGTCACCCCAATGTGCTCAGGGTATACATACCTTGGTAGTCATCAAACCCTAGAGGGAGCCATGAATAATGTGAGTCTATGGGGTTGTCTTCCACCCTGTTGAACTCCTTAGGTCATAAATAAGATCCAGCCTTGGCCAAAAGTGCATCTGGGTTCTGATGGCTTACAGAAGTTTACTGTTATAATGGATACTGTTTTTCTCTGTGATTGGCATTGTGGGATGTTTCCCTGCTACATATCACCCAAGAGGCTTATGGCCTGTCTATGTATTGATGTATACACTAATAAACCTATTGTCTAAGCCACCTTTAATCATGGAGGTTGTGTGCAGAGTGGAGTGGATTTGGAACAGAAATATGTTCTGCTGTTGTGAAGGGTGAACAGCTTTTGTGAGAACCCCAATGTTAGGTGCCCACAAGGACATAGTATAACATCAGAAATAGTCCGTGTCCTGTTTATCTTCATTGTCATTGCTTTCCAAGGCCTTCCAGAAAAGTCTGCAGATCTGGATGATCCTCAGGTGCTGTGGATGGCAGATGTATTTGTAGGTCTAGAAGTCCCCCTGAGAAAGGCGTTCGTGGCATAGTCCAGCACTTGGATCCCTACTAAAATTGTTTCTTTGTTACCATGATGCTCCATATTTCTTAGCACTCCTTCTATGTAGGGATATGCACTAAAGGGCAGAATTGAGTAAGCCCTGCTGTGGCCCCGTAAGGACAATATATCTGGATCTACACTGTGAGGATTAGGAAGGTGAGAAGACTGTACTCAAGTAAAGAgaatatgtcatttttttcaggtATATCCAGAAATGTCCATGTTACCGTGGCTTCATGGTTTGGGGTTGTATAGAAAttttggagtgaggtcttcctaTGGCTACTCATTTTCAGTAAATGCAATATAAATGCTTTGTGAACTCCTAGCACTCTTCTGAACTGATTTTGAGATGATTGCTGCACAGGCAGGAAAGCAGGATTTGAGAGAAGAACTGTGGCCCAGGCAAGTGGTTTTTGTGACTCACACAGATTTCTAAGTGTCTGGGATGGGAattatcttcattattttctatCTTAATACTGCACTGGAAGGCTGCCTTCTAACTTAAGAAGAGATGGCTCCATAATTGTAAGTACATCTGTGTTATGTGTTACCAAATAGTCTGCTCTCCCAAAAAGAGGGAAGGCTGCATGTCTTTAAAAACTCACACGACTTGTCATCTCATTACTGACATTTCTTCAACTCTCGGTAAAAGTCTAATgttagaaatatatgtatatatgttcttTCAGTTTGTTGTCTTTTTGttcactttatttcatttgactttcaaaagaaaaagttcttaATTATGATGAAATTtaaattgtttgtattttgttactttttctttctttttttttttggtgaagaaaTGTATACCTAACATAACGATACAAGGCAGCCCTGGGAGGGCTCTCCCTTCAGGATCAACGCATCAAAGGGCAGAGCATCAAGaatatagaaataagaaaatatagtcAACATAATTAAAATGTGCAGTAACATCAGATGTGGTAAGTTCTTGGACAAGTATGAAATTTTAAGGCATATAACAGAAAACTAAATACTGCAGAAACTAAAATACTGCAGTTAAAAACTCAGACCTAAATAAGAGGAGAGATAATTTTGTGTTTAGGTTTTGAATACTCATTTTGTTCTTCTAAAATAACGTATAGTCTCAATGCAATCCCAGACAAAATTCTGCTAGCTTCTTTCTTTGTATAGAAATTGGCAACTGGATTGAAAATTGATAAGGAAATGTAGAGAACCTTGGATGGCCAAAACAACTCTGGAAAAGAAAGTCAGAGTACATGACTTTGAGTTCAAGACTTGCCATAAAAATACATTAGTCAACACATGAACATACTGCATAAACACAAAGTACAGGCGTAGCAGAATAGCAAGTACAAAAggaaatatacacaaataataaACTGAAACTCAGTGATGGTACAGAAGCAACTCAGTGAAGAGTCTCTAAGTCAGTGTTCCTGCAGCAAATGAgtgttcatatttaaaaaaaaattaaatgtgatcATAGAGACATTTCATAGACTGTACACATTTCAGAAGAAGCATCGATGTTTACATCAATTTAGGACATATTGTGTATTCTGTCCCTAAACATGAGATCTGTTATTTTCTACAGTGTTTTAGTTATCTGTGTATGTCTTGCAAATCTTGTATATCTCCAGGTGTTTTCTGTATCTGATACTATTGTAAATTTTAATGGTGTTGACTGCATTTTCTTACTTTCTGTAACCTCTATGTTCTGGCATTTGGGGCTTTGATCCTGGAGGGACAACCCCTCCGTGGCTGCCTAATTCCTGGATataacaaactatttgcttgggagCATGACTTTTACATCCAATCCAATCAATCCAGAGGCCACATCCTGAACATCTTATGAAAATCACACCAAGCTGATATTTCTCATTCCTTAAGCTACCCTATGGCCAAGGTCACCCCTTATCCCAGAGCCACCTCTGTGACTGGAATGTCTGAGGTTCCAATCATAAACTCACTCAGCACACTTGTCCTGCCTTGCCATttcttcttgaaaaaaaatcccaataaagGAAGGCCCTGGGccattctctcctctcccttctgccTCTTGGGTAAACCATGCCATGTCTCCTGTTTCCAGGGGTCTGTGAATGTAAACTTCATTGCAatcatttctgtgtctttttatttACCATTGCTGACTATAATTCCAGGTGTTTTTTAATATAGTTATTGCATATAACATACAACAAAAGAGAGACTGTAttccaaagagaaagaggaagagcatCAGTAATCACAACAAAAATGACAGGGTTGccaaaaagcacaaagaaacagACAATGCAGGGAAAAGTAGGAAATAGTCCACAGCTCCAACCCCAGCTTCTAGGGGAAGCCAGATAAACCTGGTGATAACAGGTTGGAAGACCTAGCCATAGGATAAACACATACTTCCCACAAGCCTTAAAACAAGTGTAGGGATTTGGTGTGGTAGTGACTGTCAGGCTATCATTGGAATAGAAAGACAATTTATTATACCCGATATCTTGGAGTGCTACAGGTAGGGGCATCTCAAGAGGGATCCTATTGTTTGAAATTAAGCTTCTCTAGGGAcctgaaaacaaagaataatCAAGGCTTGGAACCTGGGAACAGCTTACCATGGTGAGAGATGGCCCCAGAAGGTGGTTGTGGAGAAGGGAAGGGTCTCATGAATCCACTGAGGAGTTTAAGGAGCAGGGAGCTCGGGCAGTGAAGTGTGCAGTTGTTGGTGTCCCTATTCTCTGTGGCACAGAGTGAGCCCTTTCACCTGAGATCATTGTGGTAAGAGCTCTGAACCATAGCTGGTGAATTGCTCAGCCTCCAGGAATTGCTGCCTGGTTCTGTGGGTTGCTGCCAGATAGGACTGAGAATCGTGTGCCAAATTTCCATGGATCACTTGAATTTCCCACCTTCCTCCCTTTCACAGGGTGGTTAAGTGTTGAAAGTGCTGAAACCAGCAAGCAGAATGCCTTTTTCTTGCTTCTCTATatccagtgcagaactcagtgttcTGTTTGCTTCCCCACACTGATACATCTGGAGGACACTGCTAGTCTTGGCCATTTGCTTCTCCTGGGAGAATAAACTGGGAGAGCTCTGGAGCAAGTGAGCACCTGCCAAATTCACAGGCCACAAAGCTCCCTGAAGCCAGCAGCAGCTCCCAGTACTCAAAGAGAGGAGGGTCCTAAGTGAATGCAAATTTTGCTGTTAAAAtggtttgttttctcctctgtcATATTAGAGACTGAACCCTCAAGAGAAGACTGCTCACTAAGAAGCCAACCACATAAAATGCAGATGAGCATATCACCACCTAGAAACACAAGAAGTATGAGAAAGACTTATGACTCCTCCTCCAGTCACTCATAACTCCTCAACCAAATCCAAAGATGCTAAAATGGttgaatttctaaaaaaaaaaaaaaattcaaaagtttacttttaaaaataatcaggaCCTCAAAGAACCGTCAAACaggtgaatggattaaggaagTCATGAAGTCCTGTATAAGAAAGTGAGCAACacagatgagaaattcagcaagggtattgaagaaaaaagaaaaaaaaaactgaaccattggaggtatggctcaaatcaTAGAGCACCAGCTTtacaagtgtgaatccctgagttcaaaccccagtcccatccaaaaaataaactggaccaaatgttagaaatgaaaagcttaatAAATCTAATAAAGAACCACAGTGGAAACCATCACCAATAGActacataaaaatgaagaaagaatatcagaattGAAGACAAGGTTGAAGAAATAATACATTCagacagcaataaaggaaaaacaaaaagattactATCTCCAGAAAAATTATCCTTTAATATCGCTGAAGTACAGAACTTTCAAGATAAGCACAAAACAAGGCAATTCAAGACCTCTAAGCCACCagtgcagaagatacttaagtataatagcctcaaaacatACCTAGGGAATAAacctaaggaggtgaaagagtcTTACTATGAAAACTCAAagacactaaagaaagaaattgaagaacacaatagaagatgaaaagacctccaGTGTTCATGGATAGCTATTATTAAAATTGCAAGAATGTCTGTGTTACTGAAAGTGATCTATAGAATCAATGCAACAGCCATGAAAACTCCAATGACCTTTTCcccaaaataggaaaaaaaatcccagaagtcatatggaagcacaaaagattcaGAATactcaaagcaatcctgagcataagtaacaatacctgacttcaaatacaCTAATATACTTCAAGTTATATGGAATAGAGTGAGTTTTAAAGGAAAGCATGATATCAGCCTGTACATCTTTActcaaaaaaggaataaaatacattCTAATTTTTGGGCTATTTTAAGTGAGCTCTGATTTTGCCAACATATTTGATTAGTTATGCTTTGTAGTAAGAAAGGAACATATAAAATTTGCATCAGAGAATTGTGACTGATAATATCTTGACAAATAAACCTATCAGAGTTGAAAGGCTAGAaccctcttttaattttttttggtattttatgttcatttatgaaacattttataGGTAGGTAAGCATGTCTGCTAAGTCCTGCTTGTTCACATACATTAtcctgttttaaatttaaataatggtTTTGATGAGACTGTTACTGAAAGCTTCCTCTTATGTGTTCTATGTAGTTACAGTTAGggattaattttaatttgtgcTAATACAACGTCTGCACAGAACACTGCATCATTATTATGAAATGATATGATCTCTGGTTTGGACCAGGTGTAGTGATGGTTTTTCCAACTCAAAATTAAGAAAGTACATTCTGCGGAGGATATTTGATACCCTTTATATTTTAAATCCAGCACATTTAGTTCCAATTATGAGGTCAAAATTTATCTGTATTTTATTGGTCCTAGTATTTTCATACTGTGAAATAAGTTCCAAATAAATTGATCATTTACATTTATCAGAAAAAAAGTACATCACTGTGGTGTGTGCTGTTTCCCTCTTTGTTTTAAAGCATTAAGGGTTTATCCTTTTCTGGAAAGGCTATCAGTCTATACAGaatcattttcactttttatttcactttacttttgattgtatgcatttaaaattttcattttgatttaacaTTGTTTGATTATTgcataaaatacttaaatttgTATTAAACAAAATTATATCACAGGAAAATTCCACAGATTTTCATTCTACCTGCCTCAAAAACATGGTATGTTTTGTACACAGATATCGTGGCTTTTCACTGAAGAATATACCCTGGAGGAAACCCATGAATAAGTTCTGCTATAACCCAGTGTATATTAGTGAAAAGCACTGAGCTGTGCAAACTCCAAGGTACAGTCACAGAGATAACCAAGAAACCAGAAAAGTCACTAGTGAAACCTTGTGAAGGTAGAAGTCTACTGAGTAAAACAGGTCAACATGCTGAAGGTTTGAGAATCACCTGAAAATTAGAATATGACCCTGCCTTGAAAAGCCTGAAATTTGCTTACAGAAGAGGATGTGTGCTGTAGGCTGAGTTAGTGGAAAGGGGAGGTGGCCTGAAACCAGACAGAAGAAATGGGAATGGACTTTGTTTGCTGCTGTAGATGTTCCAGTTGGGTCTTGCCTGGATTTTCACATTCTAACATGACACACTTCAGCTGACTGCACTTTTCTGCACTTGTCTTTTTGGCAATGAACCCTTGTTTCTGCCCCTCTCCAtgtccccctccttccctctcccacacTTACTGTCTCTCTGCTGGCCCC from Castor canadensis chromosome 16, mCasCan1.hap1v2, whole genome shotgun sequence harbors:
- the Znf549 gene encoding zinc finger protein 549 isoform X3, which codes for MFCRHQISMAAEEFMEPLQEEWSLLDAAQRSLYHAVMLENFALMATVGFWRGGQNEIACPGQTVSTGLLQVRTSTPSMSIPNGHPFEMCVLVAEHQGVLPGQKSHPCVVYGKQFSFSSNLHQSQKQHSGEKHVKSEENRALLLNSCKVPASGSLFKYKEVEKDFQTSLGLLQNQTTLSGECPLKIRETLCTQQRYYRWNRCEQVFIEKDPAIQYQRIHNGGKAYECSQCGKSLSSKYSSIEHQRIHDGEKPYVCNICGKSFCHRQTLVGHQQRIHTGERSYVCMECGKSLSSKYSLVEHQRTHNGEKPYVCNICGKSFRHKQTFVGHQQRIHTRERPHVCLECGKSFIQSSDHLRHQRIHSGEKAYECRECGKSFIYKQSLTDHQRIHTGERPYECNECEKAFIHKKRFLEHQRFHTGEKPYVCIKCGKSFIRSSDYIRHKRIHTTERAYECSECGKAFICKQTLLKHHKIHTRVKPYQCSECGKGFSLENKLLQHQRIHAREQTYECCECRKTFNHRKGLLEHQSVHTGEKPCECIECGKCFRHHTSLIQHQKVHSGERPYSCTECGKSFIYKNKLIEHQRIHTGEKPYECSECEKAFNRRYSLIRHQKVHARGRL
- the Znf549 gene encoding zinc finger protein 549 isoform X1, with product MFCRHQISMAAEEFMEPLQGHVTFEDVTICFSQEEWSLLDAAQRSLYHAVMLENFALMATVGFWRGGQNEIACPGQTVSTGLLQVRTSTPSMSIPNGHPFEMCVLVAEHQGVLPGQKSHPCVVYGKQFSFSSNLHQSQKQHSGEKHVKSEENRALLLNSCKVPASGSLFKYKEVEKDFQTSLGLLQNQTTLSGECPLKIRETLCTQQRYYRWNRCEQVFIEKDPAIQYQRIHNGGKAYECSQCGKSLSSKYSSIEHQRIHDGEKPYVCNICGKSFCHRQTLVGHQQRIHTGERSYVCMECGKSLSSKYSLVEHQRTHNGEKPYVCNICGKSFRHKQTFVGHQQRIHTRERPHVCLECGKSFIQSSDHLRHQRIHSGEKAYECRECGKSFIYKQSLTDHQRIHTGERPYECNECEKAFIHKKRFLEHQRFHTGEKPYVCIKCGKSFIRSSDYIRHKRIHTTERAYECSECGKAFICKQTLLKHHKIHTRVKPYQCSECGKGFSLENKLLQHQRIHAREQTYECCECRKTFNHRKGLLEHQSVHTGEKPCECIECGKCFRHHTSLIQHQKVHSGERPYSCTECGKSFIYKNKLIEHQRIHTGEKPYECSECEKAFNRRYSLIRHQKVHARGRL
- the Znf549 gene encoding zinc finger protein 549 isoform X2, whose product is MAAEEFMEPLQGHVTFEDVTICFSQEEWSLLDAAQRSLYHAVMLENFALMATVGFWRGGQNEIACPGQTVSTGLLQVRTSTPSMSIPNGHPFEMCVLVAEHQGVLPGQKSHPCVVYGKQFSFSSNLHQSQKQHSGEKHVKSEENRALLLNSCKVPASGSLFKYKEVEKDFQTSLGLLQNQTTLSGECPLKIRETLCTQQRYYRWNRCEQVFIEKDPAIQYQRIHNGGKAYECSQCGKSLSSKYSSIEHQRIHDGEKPYVCNICGKSFCHRQTLVGHQQRIHTGERSYVCMECGKSLSSKYSLVEHQRTHNGEKPYVCNICGKSFRHKQTFVGHQQRIHTRERPHVCLECGKSFIQSSDHLRHQRIHSGEKAYECRECGKSFIYKQSLTDHQRIHTGERPYECNECEKAFIHKKRFLEHQRFHTGEKPYVCIKCGKSFIRSSDYIRHKRIHTTERAYECSECGKAFICKQTLLKHHKIHTRVKPYQCSECGKGFSLENKLLQHQRIHAREQTYECCECRKTFNHRKGLLEHQSVHTGEKPCECIECGKCFRHHTSLIQHQKVHSGERPYSCTECGKSFIYKNKLIEHQRIHTGEKPYECSECEKAFNRRYSLIRHQKVHARGRL
- the Znf549 gene encoding zinc finger protein 549 isoform X4, encoding MAAEEFMEPLQEEWSLLDAAQRSLYHAVMLENFALMATVGFWRGGQNEIACPGQTVSTGLLQVRTSTPSMSIPNGHPFEMCVLVAEHQGVLPGQKSHPCVVYGKQFSFSSNLHQSQKQHSGEKHVKSEENRALLLNSCKVPASGSLFKYKEVEKDFQTSLGLLQNQTTLSGECPLKIRETLCTQQRYYRWNRCEQVFIEKDPAIQYQRIHNGGKAYECSQCGKSLSSKYSSIEHQRIHDGEKPYVCNICGKSFCHRQTLVGHQQRIHTGERSYVCMECGKSLSSKYSLVEHQRTHNGEKPYVCNICGKSFRHKQTFVGHQQRIHTRERPHVCLECGKSFIQSSDHLRHQRIHSGEKAYECRECGKSFIYKQSLTDHQRIHTGERPYECNECEKAFIHKKRFLEHQRFHTGEKPYVCIKCGKSFIRSSDYIRHKRIHTTERAYECSECGKAFICKQTLLKHHKIHTRVKPYQCSECGKGFSLENKLLQHQRIHAREQTYECCECRKTFNHRKGLLEHQSVHTGEKPCECIECGKCFRHHTSLIQHQKVHSGERPYSCTECGKSFIYKNKLIEHQRIHTGEKPYECSECEKAFNRRYSLIRHQKVHARGRL